In one Corallococcus sp. EGB genomic region, the following are encoded:
- a CDS encoding dienelactone hydrolase family protein, translated as MQDVDIKTADGVMDAKLFQPEGSGPWPAVIMIPDAFGIRPVFEDMARRLSKSGYVVLMPNVFYRDGHTSKLDLQGSSFADDTFRKRLYGLIGGLTPERLKQDAGAELDFLARQPFVKGPKAGVAGYCFSGGIAVRMASDFPDRIGAVASSHGGRLATDAPDSPHRLLGKVKAELYFGHADQDNSMPADAIRTLEAALKDAGLKYRSELYPGAHHGYTVPGSPTYNAEAAETHWKRLEDLFGRTLKA; from the coding sequence ATGCAGGACGTCGACATCAAGACCGCGGATGGAGTGATGGACGCGAAGCTGTTCCAGCCGGAGGGCTCGGGACCGTGGCCGGCGGTCATCATGATTCCGGATGCCTTTGGCATCCGGCCCGTCTTCGAGGACATGGCCCGGCGCCTGTCGAAGTCCGGCTACGTCGTGCTGATGCCCAACGTGTTCTATCGCGATGGCCACACCTCGAAGCTGGACCTCCAGGGGAGCTCCTTCGCGGACGACACGTTCCGCAAGCGGCTCTACGGCCTCATCGGCGGGCTGACGCCGGAGCGGCTGAAGCAGGACGCGGGCGCGGAGCTGGACTTCCTCGCGCGGCAGCCTTTCGTGAAGGGCCCGAAGGCGGGCGTGGCCGGCTACTGCTTCAGCGGCGGCATCGCCGTGCGCATGGCCTCGGACTTCCCGGACCGCATCGGCGCGGTGGCCTCCTCCCACGGCGGCCGCCTGGCCACGGACGCGCCTGACAGCCCCCACCGCCTCCTCGGCAAGGTGAAGGCCGAGCTGTACTTCGGCCACGCGGACCAGGACAACTCCATGCCCGCGGACGCCATCCGCACGCTGGAGGCGGCGCTGAAGGACGCGGGCTTGAAGTACCGCTCGGAGCTCTACCCCGGCGCGCACCACGGCTACACCGTCCCGGGCTCGCCCACGTACAACGCGGAGGCCGCGGAGACGCACTGGAAGCGGCTCGAGGACCTGTTCGGCCGCACGCTGAAGGCCTGA
- a CDS encoding alpha/beta fold hydrolase, translating to MHREGTAVVRTLVLVGVLFGAGARAEVTRAEFLVPSEEGVEVSVRELKDTGMQVANLPPLILLHGARVPGRASFDLPVEGGSIAAELARAGHVVYLMDARGYGGSTRPLAMSTPAKGRPLVGSHEVVQDVHAVVAWVKARTGQRRVGLVGWATGGHWAGMYASLHPDNVSHLVMLNALYAGSAEHKMLGRGTDFEDPKRPGQFNAEGMGAYRWNTGASLMAVWDRQLPAEEAERAKWRDPEVAASFQREAVESDPLGPSRTPFAFRAPTGALEDSFYLAAGRQLWDGASITAKVLILRAENDFWSRPEDVTRLQEHLVHAAGVKAVVLPGATHFVHLERPERGRRQLMDELLRFTGARVTPAPKPPKPTTP from the coding sequence ATGCATCGCGAAGGCACGGCCGTGGTCCGGACCCTGGTGCTGGTGGGCGTGTTGTTCGGGGCCGGCGCGCGGGCGGAGGTGACGCGCGCGGAGTTCCTGGTGCCGTCGGAGGAGGGCGTTGAGGTGTCCGTCCGCGAGCTGAAGGACACCGGCATGCAGGTGGCGAACCTCCCGCCGCTCATCCTCCTGCACGGCGCGCGGGTGCCGGGACGGGCCTCGTTCGACCTGCCGGTGGAGGGCGGCTCCATCGCGGCGGAGCTCGCTCGCGCGGGGCACGTCGTGTACCTCATGGACGCGCGCGGCTATGGCGGCTCCACGCGGCCCCTGGCGATGAGTACGCCCGCGAAGGGCCGGCCGCTGGTGGGCTCGCACGAGGTCGTGCAGGACGTGCACGCGGTGGTGGCCTGGGTGAAGGCGCGCACGGGCCAGCGCCGCGTGGGGCTCGTGGGGTGGGCCACGGGTGGGCACTGGGCGGGCATGTACGCCAGCCTCCATCCGGACAACGTCAGCCACCTGGTGATGCTCAACGCGCTCTACGCGGGCAGCGCGGAGCACAAGATGCTGGGGCGGGGCACGGACTTCGAGGATCCGAAGCGGCCGGGGCAGTTCAACGCGGAGGGCATGGGCGCCTACCGGTGGAACACGGGCGCGTCGCTGATGGCGGTGTGGGACCGGCAGTTGCCGGCGGAGGAGGCGGAGCGGGCGAAGTGGCGCGACCCGGAGGTGGCGGCATCGTTCCAGCGCGAGGCGGTCGAGAGTGATCCGCTGGGGCCTTCTCGCACGCCCTTCGCCTTCCGGGCGCCGACCGGAGCGTTGGAGGACAGCTTCTACCTGGCGGCGGGCCGGCAGCTCTGGGATGGCGCGTCCATCACGGCGAAGGTGCTCATCCTGCGCGCGGAGAACGACTTCTGGAGCCGGCCGGAGGATGTCACGCGCCTCCAGGAGCACCTGGTCCACGCGGCCGGCGTGAAGGCCGTGGTGCTCCCGGGAGCGACGCACTTCGTGCACCTGGAGCGGCCGGAGCGGGGCCGCCGGCAGCTCATGGACGAGCTGCTGCGCTTCACCGGCGCGCGTGTCACTCCCGCTCCGAAGCCGCCCAAGCCCACCACGCCGTGA